In Gadus chalcogrammus isolate NIFS_2021 chromosome 1, NIFS_Gcha_1.0, whole genome shotgun sequence, the sequence TTGTATCGTTATTCCTTACGAACACATACCGGCACTCCCGCGGCTAACATGCTTAGCTCTCCGTCTGTCCCGCAGGCATGGAAAGCATCAGCCGCGAGACCCTCTGGGACGGGCTAGGGCTCTTCTCCACGGTGGACGCCGAAGGGAccaacgcctcctccttcctgtcccaGCTGACCTCCCTCAACACGACGCACGTCGGCGGCGATGGCTCCCTCCTCGGCGTGTTTCCGGGGAACGCCTCCACGGCCACCCCTCACACGCTGGCCCAGCCCCGGGTGAGGGACGCGGGCCTGGCACGTGCCGAGATCACCGTGCTGTCCCTGATCCTGGCCCTCACCACCCTGGGCAACGGCTTCGTGCTGTGGGTGCTGCTGCGGCGGAGGAAGCAGAACGCGCCCATGCACCTGTTCATGGTCAACCTGTGCGTGGCCGATCTGGTGGTGGCCTTCTTTCAGGTCAGTGAggtcagcggcggcggcggcggcggcgacatTGTTCGAATTGTCCTGCTTTGCCAACAAGGGCTTCTGGTATATGGGCTGCTGAGTTGTGCCGGTGACGTCGGATTACAGACCGATCAGTCAGCACGACTATTCAGcgcttttttgttttgtttgtggatGTCGGCAAGGAACGCTTTGCAAATACCCTGATAACTTAGTCATGCTTTGTTCTAAATGAATGACCAACGACAATGGATCTCGATAGATTTGGATGTCAGGTGTAGCGCACACAACATGCATCACAGCCCGTGTGTCCCTCCAGGTGCTGCCCCAGTTGGTGTGGGACATCACGGAGAGGTTCCAGGGCCCCGACCTGCTTTGCCGGTCCGTCAAGTACATGCAGATCGTCGGCATGTTTGCGTCGCCCTACATGATAGTTGCCATGACGGTGGACCGCTACTACGCCAtctgctgcccgctgcaggCCTATCGAGGGGGGACCATGTCCCGCTGGAACACCCCCATTATGGTGGCCTGGGCCCTGGCACTGGTCTTAAGCATACCGCAGgtaaggaggtgggggggggggggggggaggtgttgggGAGACGGGAAAGGGTGACAAGCTCATACGGCGTGTGTGACGTTATCGCAAGCGTGTGCGTCCCTTCCGCATGACATACATCAAGGCAAGAGCCCTTGCTAGGGAATGCAGATTAAAATGCATGGCGAAGAcatgtgcatgcctgcgtgtgagtgacacacacacacacacacacacacacacacacacacacacacacacacacacacacacacacacacacacacacacacacacacacacacacacacacacacacacacacacacacacacacacacgcgcagacagagacagatgccCCCACATTGCCACTTGGAGGAAACGAGAGCTCAGCGGTGCGTTATCGCCGGTGCCCCCACGCTAGAACCCAAGATGTGGTGGCCCTATATTTAGCCCAGTACGCTCAGCAGGGTGTGACTGATGTGAGCGAGGGGGGTACCGGGAATCGTGCCTCTCTCTGATTACccgaccccccctctctctctcttacttttttctctctctctctctctctctctaggtgttCATCTTCTCCCGCACCGAGCTGCCCTCTGGGGAGTACGACTGTTGGGGCCAATTTGCGGAGACGTGGGGCCTCAAGGCCTACGTCACCTGGATGACCGTGGCCGTCTTCATCCTGCCAGCGCTCATCATCACCGTCTGCCAGGTAataatctctccctcccccaacccacccctcccctctccccctctgctcagGCTGGCGGGCCCCACACATCCACAGGGGCCCCCGTTGGAATGACCAGAATGCAGTGGGGTTGTGTGGAGGCTTATGGGAAGGAGCCGGTGGCTGCTCAGGTCGTTTGATGATGCCTCAaggtggccgtgtgtgtggatTAGTGGCGATGCTGTTTGGCGTTGTCCAGAATCCCCCCCGGAGAGGAGACATTCTGGGCTGCCTCCCATAGGGATCCGATGCTCTATTTAAGGAAAGATATTGCATGGGGCCCCGGCTATTTTCCCTAATTAACACAGCACTGGAAGGACCACTGCTGGGCCAGCTGGTCAGAAGATCTGCCCTCCTCTCCGAGGGGCCCCTGGGAACAGAATCTCCGTCATATACACAGCATCCTACGCAGCACTGGGTTTATGGAAGTTCATTATTTCCCTGCACTAATGTTTACAACATGTCACATGCAGTGACGTCACCTGGTGCTTGTACATACGTTTTGTCCGACGTAAATGGATTGAGCCCTTCCGTATCTATGTCCTTCCATCTTCTCGACACCCGACGTCCGATCGCCGTCACGCTCGGCGGGTGTGAGGCTGAGGAACCGAGAGTGAAGTGCAGTGTCGAGTGGGAAGTTGTTTGGATGAGCGGTTCCTTGAAAGTGCTGCAAGCGGCAATAACAGAGGCCAAGCAATCGGGCGTTCTGCACAGGCCCGGTCCGAGCAGGGCCACGGCACCAGTAGATCAAAAAGATGGAAGTGAGTGTGTCCTCTGGGTTTTGAGTGCGCTGCATTTCATCGGCGGACTGCAGGAGACTAGATGCGCACAATGCACTTTGTAGGCACGCGGCTTCGGGCTGAGCCGATTGCCCTGCTATGAGATATTAGGTCTTCCATTGAAACATCCTGACCATTATACTCTATGAATCAGAGCCGTCACACCTGCGCTCACACAGCTGTCATCGACCGAAGCCAGTAGCACCGGAGTGCCAACCTCACTAAAAGCAGCAATTTATTACGATTGCAGCATTTTATCAGCAATATGGGCAAATGTTCATGCTTGTAAAAAGCTGCAATCGTTTATTCACACTAAATAAGGGTGTAATATCACTTGATATAGATGTGATATGGCGGGAGAATGTCTGAGCCAGCAGTGTAACTTAGTGGCGAGGAACAGCGAACGTCAAAGCACCACATTGAACGTGTGGTTTATCCTCTCTCCCCACCTTGATGCAGCAGAAAATCAATAAGCCTGTGGTTTCCATAATACATTGTAACAGGGAAATAAATCCTGAATATGAAACCAGTAACTCCCCCACGCCTCTGGTTTGGGGAGATTATATTTATGACAGCGTGATCCGAAcgactccccctcccctcacataCCATTACGCTGCTTCACAGATAAGAATCTTCCGGGAGATCCACAACAACATCTACCTTAAGTCGGAGAGGATTGTGACGGCGGAGCTGAAGAAGAACGCCGTTCTCTTCCGCTTCCAGAGCTTTAAGAAGGACGCGGAGCGGGCCCGCGAGCGAGCCAGGCAGGGGTCCAGCGGAGGAGGtaaaggcggaggaggaggaggaggaggaggaggaggaggaggaggaggaggagcgggaggaggtggtgcagggGGGAACAGAGGAGCACCGCTTCTGAAGGCGGTGCATAACAACACCTCCGGCTCCCACGCACCCAGCAGTAAGGCGGGGGAATGCTACGACGTTGCCGCCCCGACCGCCCAGTACGGCAACAGTTGTCAGGGGGAGCAAACGACGATATCTTCGGCGACGAGAGAACGACAACCCCCGTGTCGCTCCGAGAGCCACGCCGGGACCCCCAGTCCGCCCGGGGGGTCTCCGTCACAGGACAGCAACGGCTGCCCCTGCGAAGAGCCCTCCTGCCAGGCCATCGACGAGACCGCCGGCCGTCCCGGTGGGGTGTCCCCCCGGTGCTCCACGGACTACGTCCCGCCCCTGCCCCCCAGCCAGCAGCCCCCCAGCATCACCAAGGCCATGACCAAGACCGTGAGGATGACGCTGGTCATCGTCCTGGTGTACACCGTCTGCTGGTCGCCCTACTTCATCGTCCAGCTGTGGGCGGCGTGGGACCCCAAACCTCCAGGCGAAGGTGAGCCGagcccccccaatccccccccccccccccccccccccccgaaatgaTGTCTTACACCAAGCACATTCATGGTCTCCACCCAACACATCTAAATCATGTGGTGCGGGGCAGCTGCCTGAAAAGTGATCCGTCTTGTTACTCCACAGAAAATAGCCCAACGCCTCGCTAAGTTGCGGTTGGTGTGATTATAACATACGGCTGGCGCGATGAAGCCAGAATAAATGTTTTCTTTGATCCACAACCAGAACCCTCTGGGTAGGATCGCAGGCCCCTCTCTGGTATTTATATTCTTGGTCAGGAAGAAAGCATCTGATCTTCTGACGTCCGTTCTGCTGTTGCCTGAGGTAAAGCTGAAAGAACAACGTAGCCACAAGCTAATTGTTGCTTTATGGGTGTTATACCCTTCATTTAAGCACAAATAGTCACGCCTAAGAGATGGGTGTATGTAGCATATGTGTGCCCCCCCGACGCAGTATAACCTGGTCAGatgtcataaacacacacacacacacacacacacacacacacacacacacacacacacacacacacacacacacacacacacacacacacacacacacacacacacacacacacacacacacacacacacacagaagatatGACAATCACAGACACAAGCTGAAGGGTCTATGtcaaatgcatacacatgcacaaactcgtgcacacacacacacacacacacacacacacacacacacacacacacacacacacacacacacacacacacacacacacacacacacacacacacacacacacacacacacacacacacacacacacacaggccggcCGGCAGCCCTTGCACAAGACAATGCCTACTTGTTAATCAGCAATCAAATCAGTTTGCAAATCGGCAATGAGAATTGGCAACACCGCAATATTGATGTTGTGGTTATTACGTCGAAATGTATTAATAGAAAAGAGAAAATGGCTTAAGGAAGTAACAAATTATACTGTCCCAGCAGAACAATGTTTATCGTCCATGTGACTGGCCTCAGGGATAACCAGAATGTTCAACAATTATCGTAAACtgtttaattttaattgaaTGTGGAATTATTGCTGTTTATTCTTGACTCCCTTGAAAGGGCATGTTATTGTACATAGAGATCTGTTGGTGTGCGTGTTTCTTGTATGTACAATCTTGAGGGGCACATTTGTATATATGACAATATTGTTAAAaggatgtgcgtgtgtatgtgtgcgtgtctgtacaattgtgtgtgcatgcgtgcgtgttgtgtgtgtacatgcgatTTTGTGGGtctatttgcgtgtgtgtgtatgcgtgcatttgtgtgtgtatgtgtgtaggtgggttaatgtgtgtgtatgtgtgtgtgtgtgtgtgtgtgtgtgtgtgtgtatgtgtgtgcatgcatttgtgtatatgtgtgcttgGGTGTTACGCGCCAGCCCTACCGCACTCGTTATTACCTGGGTAGACAGTCCGTGACCTAATGTCTGTCCCTACCTGGTGCTTCGAACTCGAAGTATGTTCCTAAACTCTCCCTGGGTGAGCGCAATCTTACCTATCTAGGGTGTTAGGTGCGAGGTACTCACCCCAGGTCCCCAGCCACCGTAGTCCGTAGGCGCACAGCTCTCTTCGTGACACGCCACACGTCACCTGGTCTCCAGGTGACCAGTCCACGCTTTTAATCCCTGTCATTCAGTTTCCCCGTGTATTGACAAGACAAAGTTCAAACCAAAGCTTTCTCATAGAAGTTCCTCAACAGAAACGTGTGTCCTTCGTGTTAGGTCCAACAGACTCTGAGTCACACCTGCACAACCTTCAGAGACTCTCTACCCAGATTCTCAATTCCTGAGACTCACCTGCTGAGACTCACCTGCTGAGACTCAGCTGTTGCTACTTACCGCTAATTagcacctcaacaccaccccctcTGTGTGATGTCAGTGCTCATTCTAACCCTAAGCACTCTAAAGCTAACCCCATTCCTCATAACCTAACAgtgggttcatgtgtgtgtgtgtgtgtgtgtgtgtgtgtgtgtgtgtgtggatgcgttcATGTctatgtgggtgtgcgtgtatgtgtgtgtgtatgtgccccATGGCAGGCGTGGCCTTCACCATCCTGATGCTGCTGGCCAGCCTCAACTCGTGCACCAACCCCTGGATCTACACGGCCTTCTCCAGCAGCGTGTCTAGAGAGCTGCAGAGCCTGCTGCGCTGCCGACCACGGGCCAGCCGCCGGGGCTCGCTGCCCGACgactccaccaccacacacacctccatcaccaaggATACCGTCTACTAACTCaaccacgctcacacacacacacacacacacacacacacacacacacacacacacacacacacacacacacacacacacacacacacacacacacacacacacacacacacacacgcgcaaacactccaccaccaccaccatcgtccCCATCACCTCCCGGGCCCCCGGCCCCAGCAGACGGGGTGGATGATAAAGAGCCGCTTGTACggtctccgggggggggggatccgtAACGAGCATCACCTGTCGCTACAGCCCTGCACCGAGGGGaccttggggtgggggggggggcagcgagcGGGAACACCGGCGGGCGTGTGGAGGAATTTACAGAAGCTGTCAACGGCACCCAGCTGGAATGTCGGGCATTCTGTGGAgtgagaaaacaaaacaagaatgCATTTCTCCGCAGTGACTATAGCGGGGAAACTCTGTCTCCTGATTCATAACGCGGAAACTCTGCatcccatccccccctccccgacctgCTCCGACAGAACTGCAGGAATGCGGGGCCCGGGATCGTGGGATTTGGGGACGCGACCGACAGAGCTGagggcatgagagagagaggcagagacgcagggggagacagagagacagagagacactcgTGATTAACAGAGGCTAGACGGAGGATGACACGGCTGGTACATCGGGGGTTCCGTCGCGTTTAAAAACAATAATGTGCGCAAACTTTGCTGAATCCAAGTAAATAGAACAAAGATGGATGCCTGAGGTTAGTTACATATTCAACCCTGgaaaaccatgtgtgtgtggggcgggggggatgggACATGATGTATTTGGCCATTAATTGGAATATATAGTAACCTGCTccctgatgcacacacacgcacacccatacacataaAAAGACATAAGGGTACGGAGGCTACAAGAACATGAAAACAGTCCAGGGTCTCCGCAAGGACACAATGACGGGATTACTTTCAGTACCAACCCCGCATGGTTCCTTCTGCATGGCGTCCCCGTAACGTACACATTACGGGGAAAGCGGCAGAAACGCACGGAGGAGTGAAAAGGTCATTCAGCAGCATTCCATTTACAGAGAATGAACGTGGCAGAATGTATTTATTGAGAGACTGGAATGTAAGGCACATTGtatgtagcctatatatatagatgtatatctcaatttacataaatatatatatttatatttatagataaaATACTTTCTGCTTATGTCTAGCGATGCGAGTTATTGCGCCGGCACCAAGGTCGTTCCATCAACCGTTTTCTAAGGCTGCACGGCCTTCACTGATTCCGAAAAACACACACGGTAGTTgtcattatatatttttggaaataagaataaaaaagcCATAGGAACTTGTGCGCTTGCAGAGCCATAAGGGGGGGGAGCATATGggacagatccccccccccccccccccctcctcactccgCATGCTGAACGCACAGTCAACTTCATTTCACTTAAATGACCTCCGTTGGCGCTTTTGTTCCATGTCGTTCGGTTGTTGGTTCACTCGCATTGCTGTATGTGTGGATTATTTGCAAGTAAGTAAGAACCATGAATGttgaatgtaggcctacacacccCGGCCCATACCATGTAACAGTACACcgattttttgtatttttcggCATGGCTACCATATAGCCTTGAGCTACGTACCCCCGGAGGTGACAGaggatttctttctttttaaaataaaaaatattaatatatttttccaAAGATTGCCTCGAAATACTTATTACGTGGCATTGTAATACATATTTTGTGTCCTCGAAATCCTTGAAGTGACATCTTATTAATGACATCTCTTCCATGCCCAGCGGCGGGTTGCACACCTGCtgttgatttattatttattacctGCCAAGAGCAGGAATGCAGTCCCGCGCCGGGCATGGAAGTGACTAAATCATTTTGAGTCAGCAAAAGGACTATAAAATTATGTAAAACTAATTTGTGGCCATGGAATAAGTATTTCGGGGCCATGGAACAAGTATTTCGAGGCAATAAATTAGTATTTCATGGCCACGACTTAATATTTCTCTGTCCGTATATTGCCTGTGCTGTACTGTTGGATAATTTCAGGTCTTAACCTAACACTTTTTACAATACACtaacaggtaggcctacttaaaaCTCAGCTTGATAAAACAAGGTCGGCATGTAGCCTAATtatggtaacactttacattAAGAGTACATTGATTAACCACTCATTTAAATTAGTTAATGATTATTATATTGCGTTAGATATAGGGTTAGTGATTAACCTTATCAAATAATGTAACTTAATATCTTAGTTGAGAACATGAGCAccattagttaacatgaacacaattAGTAAAAGATCACTAGACCATTAGTTAATAACTCTTAGTCAATAAATATTGCTTAAATATTAACTTATGTGAAACAATGGTTAGTTCATGTTACCTTATTTGAAAGTGTTACCAATTATTATCATGTTTTTTTAAAGCAGCGATTCGTAGCCCCATTGTCTGACATTGAACTCCAAGTGCCTTTATTGCTGGTAGCTGGTTACCCCTGCTAAATGTGTTTTGACTATGATGTCATGTAAACATGTTATTCTTAGAAGTTAGCTACTGCAACAGCAGGGATCTTTAGGCACCTTGTGTCACCACTTGAGCCATTTCTCATCATATTTATTTTCGTGTAGATAataatatacatactgtatatcttAACATTTCAGTTTACTTTTTTCCATGTTGTCCATGTCGTTTATGTACAGTTTTTATatcaaacgtttttttttgtcttttttgtctTTGAAAAGTAGTGCTGTAGGCCCCTTCCACTGAAAACACTTACAAAAGCAAAGTTATTACTATCGTTTCATAAGATTGTTAACCTCTTAAAAAGCTGTTATCATTTCCCTGTGTGTATAAAACAAGATTAAATGTAACTTTAATGTTCATACTATTGTACCGGCATTGTGTTAGACGACGGTTGAAAAAaactctcgtgtgtgtgtgtctgttttgtaaCCAATGAGTACAGTGTGATGCGTCAAAGGAAAAAAGCAGGGAAGAAAAACAGGGGGGGAGCTGAGAGTCACTCAGCAGGTCAGCCACCGGGATGCTTTTTCGGTGTCTCGAGGGTtccaaggggggtggaggtcGAACGAGAACAGGCGCCTCACCTTTCCCTCTAAGCAGGTCAGGGTGAAGGAGTGATGCTGTGGCTCTTTGATTCCGTGCCAAGCCAAGAGGTCGCCGCAGCATCAACAGCGCTgcatgtctctgtctttgtcggATCAGGAAACGGAGCGACGGCTTACAAAACCCCgtccgtgtgttggtgtgtgttcctCTTTCCTGGCAGGAAGTTGAAAGGTCAGAGGATGATTCTTGGCTGTCTGGAAAAAAAAGGCGGGGTAGGCGGTGAAGGGGGGCGAGGCGATCACTCAGAGTGATGGGACCAGGAAAGAGACACACTCTGCTTTGCATTAAGCTGCCTACACAGCCTTTTAGAGGTTCTTTCAACAACTACATAATAAATGTAGCCTACTTTGGGTGCCTGAAAATAACACTGACGCAAATACCCACAGAGTGCTTCTACATGCCGTATAGGAGCTATAAATATGAACTCCTGAAAAGGCTAATCGTTCGATCACAGAGGATGACCAAACATTATTGATTACACAACGGACTGATTATTTATCTCCATCGGTGTCAAAGTGTTAAATTATTGGAGCTCAATTCATGCCGTCGCTGACCTTCTGTTAATGGAATCTTGCTGctacgtgggtgtgtgtttacagtgcATGCAGAAAAGTGGATGTCTgagtacacgtgtgtgtgtgtgtgtactcttctcgtattctgtgtgtttttacgGCGTGTCGGGCGATGCAGTGCCGATGTGTAAACTCAAGGTCGCCGCTTCgttagggggggaggggcaactTCCTGCCAGCATGCCGGCTGCGTGACAGGGCCAGGCATCAGAGAGATGAACGACACCGCGCCTGATCTCCACCGTGCACACAAGGACAGGGCCCTGCAGGTGAGCTCTAAGGCAATTCAAATCCATTATCGTCGTCCACGTGATCTGCATGAGCCAATGGCCTGAAGGGATGGGAGGGATCCTGCTCAGCAGTCTTCACCAAGTCAGTAGAAATAAGATCCGCTTCCGAGGAGCTTCTCAAagctgatccccccccccccccgtgtgtgtgtgtgcgtgtgtgtgcgtatgtgtgtgtgtgtttgttgttcaaCCCGACCACTGCTGGGCCCGTCACTGAGCTCATTCCAACACAGCGGtgggcctgtactggcctggaTACACTTCTCCATCCCCTTTAACCCCAGAGGAGCCGCGCCCCGGTCTTAATGTTTCATAACACTGGGCGGGCACACATAAAGATCTAAATAAAAGTATTGGTCCGTATTTCACCTTTCCTTATCTGGTTTGGTATCGTGGCCAGTGGCTGCTGTCAGAACACCCATTCATTTCTTTTTTGGGGTATGATTTACGCAAATACACTTTCTCCCATTAAAGGCATTCACACACCAGGGAGGTGAATATGCAGAGGGAGTAGCTGTTTGCAGGGTGATCTCACGCCACGTTTAGCCATATGGTCTCTTTTTATTGCCGATAAAGAAAACGTTAAACTAATAATGAGGGGTAGTGGTAAATGAAAAGGTTATCGCCCCAGGGAAACTATAATTCTCAGTTTTACCACTTGCACTTACATCTTTCAATGCTCTTTCACAGGGCGGAATGTACGTGACTTTTCTCCATGCGTTCATTTCTAGTTTGACATGACCTGTCTGGTTGTGTCAGCAGAATCAGGATGTGTATTGTTTTATGAGCGTAAAAGACACACAAAATGTATGAGCAACAGAGGTGTGTTTCATAAGGGTCTCCCATATAGAGTATTTCATCGCTCTTATCCAATGAAACAACTGAAGGAATGCTATAGAACAATGCTGTGTTATTGCTGCTGACCTAAGGGTGGGAAATCATTGGAGAGAGTTTCGGGCCCTAATGCTGGGATAAGTTGTTTTCAAAGAAAAGTGGGGGGAAAAGATCTGTCCCCATATATGGTTCGTTTTCATAAGTCCATCGCCCCTTTCCCTACTCAAAGCGGCCCTAAACCATACCTAAAAGGAAGACAGGAAGCAAGGGATAACGACTTACAAGAACAAAGGCCCTAGACTGTGATGCTAAGCACATTGACATTTTTTCCGGTTGAAAAAAGGTATTAAGATGTCTCGCCTTCTCCCCGTGTAAAGCCCTGAAGTAATTCCATCCAAAACAGTTTTCATTTGGATTTCACGGATCAGAACCCCGGCGTGACCGACGCTGTTTCGTCCCATTCTCTAGTCAGGGAGGTCTGTTTACAAAGGGCTTCTCCGCCGGGCTAACGTGTGAAAAATGAGCAGCGGGTAAACGCTACTGTAGCCCAAGAAAGCATGATGAGAGAGACCGCTTGACGCCGGTTTCGACACTGCTGAATACCGCTAACCTATCGGGGTCTGACTCTTACCCCAAGTCCACATCTCAAACACCTCTGACAGGCCCGCTTTGCTCTGCctcacagcacacacagacgcacacgcacacgcatgcatacacacacacacacacacacacacacacacacacacacacacacacacacacacacacacacacacacacacacaccacacacacacacacacacacacacacacacacacacacacacactcacactcacacgcacgcatgcacacacacacgcacggacgcacccacacacacgcacaatttTTACGCCAGGATAATTCCATATTCAGTATTTTAGCAAACAGTTTTAGAGTTACTACGGGTTTTTTTTTTAGAAGGACTAGGCTACTTCATGCGATCCTCATGCTGTGTTAATCTGAGTTGGCCAAATTCCCTAATTTGTAAATTGTTATTCTTGGTTTTCCTGTTTTGTTGACCGCACTGCAAGCCAAATGGCACATAAAATACACCTATCTCAGAGCCTAAACCTTTCCTGTGGTAGCTTTAAGCCATTTTCTTTGCATTGTTTTTCGTTGACCATTACCATTCTGTCCGTCTTTCCACAGTGTGAAAGAGGATTCCATGAGGAAGTTCCTGGAGCATTTGTCATGAACCAATAGTCATGGCTCTATTGTTACTTCACTAAGGTAACAAAACAAAAGCCAAGATATGCTTACATAATGTAGAGTGTTCCAGCCTGTGGCTTTTAGCCATGCATGACATGGATGATCTGTGGATATTCCTTGTTATGGGACGTGTAATGTCTGCCTCCCATATTTCCACTAATTTAAACAATTTCACTCAAGGGAAGCGCAGAGAATTTACTGTTGCACTGCAAAGAAAGTTCACTGAAGACTAAGTTCAGCTGTACCCTGTGTGCACACACTCGTTCCCACTGGCTGAatacaaaaatagaaatgctaagTTTACATCTATGCTTCAGCCAAGAACAGATAAACATGTTCAGTACAGTTTGATGCAATTACACACATGACAGATGTAATACTAAGAAATCTTCATGAAGCAGGGCCAAATATGCAATGCATTATAACGGTACGTGGTATTATACATGCTAGGGAGAATCATGATATAGCAATAACAGATATCTGCCAGACACTGATGTGTTGGGAGGGTGACAGCTAGGAAGCTTGGAATGAAGCTCACAGCTGCCACTTAGTGCTTAACGTACAGTACTGCAGGCAATTCTATATCTATGCACTTTTTAGCAGTCAGTTCCTATTAAATCGGAGGTCAATGACAAAGTGTTGACTTTGGTTGCCTCAGTATTGACCAAAAAAACTTCCATTTGAATATTAAAGCCTAAATATAACACTGGCTGTGGAGCGGTTATTAACTTGAGATTAATTAACCTCCAGCCTATGACGTTGAAGCGGAAATTCATAAATATCTTACAGTATATTGATGGAACCAAAGGATCATCAACGTCTAAACAGACCATTACAAACGGTAGAAAAAGGAAGCTGGAAAACAATAACTCTTTTTGGTTTTGCTGATGTACATAAACAGTGGCGGAAGCAGCTTTCCCCCTCAAGACTCCATTACCCCCTCGATAACCTCAGGGGAGGTGCTTATGGAATAAacgtttcttttattttttcgtgTACTTTCAACGTTTTAAAAGTTGTGCCTCAAAGATTGTTTGTGGCCATGACTTACCAAATGGAGGTAATGTAGTCAATACTTTTTATGTAGTCAATACTTcactacataaaaaaaaaaggtaatccAAGGAGAAATTATTTTAGAATAGGTTTTGGACTCTTTCACTATGCAAACCAGAATGGTCCATAAAAGTAACTCATGTTTAAGACATTCCTGCTTCAGATCACAACAGCTTGAGTGGAGGCTGCATGTTCTAGTA encodes:
- the LOC130389243 gene encoding vasopressin V2 receptor-like; protein product: MESISRETLWDGLGLFSTVDAEGTNASSFLSQLTSLNTTHVGGDGSLLGVFPGNASTATPHTLAQPRVRDAGLARAEITVLSLILALTTLGNGFVLWVLLRRRKQNAPMHLFMVNLCVADLVVAFFQVLPQLVWDITERFQGPDLLCRSVKYMQIVGMFASPYMIVAMTVDRYYAICCPLQAYRGGTMSRWNTPIMVAWALALVLSIPQVFIFSRTELPSGEYDCWGQFAETWGLKAYVTWMTVAVFILPALIITVCQIRIFREIHNNIYLKSERIVTAELKKNAVLFRFQSFKKDAERARERARQGSSGGGKGAPLLKAVHNNTSGSHAPSSKAGECYDVAAPTAQYGNSCQGEQTTISSATRERQPPCRSESHAGTPSPPGGSPSQDSNGCPCEEPSCQAIDETAGRPGGVSPRCSTDYVPPLPPSQQPPSITKAMTKTVRMTLVIVLVYTVCWSPYFIVQLWAAWDPKPPGEGVAFTILMLLASLNSCTNPWIYTAFSSSVSRELQSLLRCRPRASRRGSLPDDSTTTHTSITKDTVY